Proteins from a genomic interval of Thermodesulfovibrionales bacterium:
- a CDS encoding cytochrome c3 family protein — translation METRVALEFRRLFLKAVDRFLSCALAMLGGRIFLFVICVYTAGASHLYAGEECVNCHGNIERMRELGAPQFVITPAEIKAQTRMSASCGDCHLGNPSSPTREEAHKGLLSARIIDTKWNAFTRSDLTKENLKEWPTTEPRGGKMATQLMPKLKIKGQLRDNRDFKLLIYHDRNPETLAFNPLIAEKTCGRCHADIVKSYLKSSMGGGVKTHTQDQYVTWTGKTGPQSCGLWVGSLAQPGQDAFTDENLKTFNSHTSMPITQKIAYNAQRTCNQCHVGCLDCHFNPQKQSGMESGSGLHSFSKKPTVLACYGGGKSFSCHAGPLERRRGDGYMRADFTQASTNGKEVLKDKMDIHMQRNLMCVDCHEPNRETGFHADLRRDVDCARCHSKEASEHEKGTHRRVDCTSCHVALIGGYAFNFWTVREENPLTRLQGYFVDAVSPLLIRNPKGIWIPVHVVPHISGNVKADDVVLSRKLLFRDRPDSEISREYFSHDSYAVTGLVRNVDDKDHDTMVWLNVDRVAHGVGRSRTCESCHASRSQRIRTRYEAEGDTYKDVEDGEYTIVADREGLRLIDFKGPDGGSMPRGLEPFAGKWTLKGDFSLPEITARKLYDKLENDYKSGKVVH, via the coding sequence ATGGAAACAAGGGTTGCTTTAGAGTTTCGTCGTTTGTTCCTTAAAGCGGTTGACCGTTTTTTGTCCTGTGCGTTAGCTATGCTGGGAGGAAGAATCTTTCTCTTTGTCATCTGTGTCTATACGGCAGGTGCCTCTCATTTATATGCCGGCGAGGAGTGTGTCAATTGTCATGGGAACATCGAAAGGATGAGGGAACTCGGGGCTCCTCAGTTCGTCATAACTCCTGCAGAGATTAAGGCGCAAACAAGAATGTCGGCGTCCTGCGGTGACTGTCATTTGGGTAATCCTTCGTCACCAACCCGTGAAGAGGCCCACAAGGGCCTCCTCTCTGCCAGGATTATCGATACGAAGTGGAATGCTTTCACACGGTCAGATCTCACCAAGGAGAATCTCAAGGAGTGGCCAACTACCGAACCAAGGGGCGGAAAAATGGCGACGCAGCTCATGCCAAAATTGAAGATCAAAGGGCAACTCAGAGACAACCGAGACTTCAAGCTGCTGATCTACCATGATAGAAATCCTGAGACACTCGCATTTAATCCGCTCATCGCTGAAAAGACATGCGGCCGGTGTCATGCCGACATAGTCAAGAGCTACCTCAAAAGCTCGATGGGGGGAGGGGTAAAAACCCATACCCAAGATCAATACGTGACATGGACCGGAAAAACGGGGCCCCAGAGCTGCGGGTTATGGGTGGGGTCCCTCGCTCAACCCGGTCAGGATGCATTTACGGACGAAAACCTCAAGACCTTTAACAGCCACACTTCCATGCCCATCACTCAGAAGATTGCATATAATGCTCAGAGAACCTGTAATCAATGCCATGTCGGATGCCTTGACTGCCATTTTAACCCTCAGAAACAGAGTGGCATGGAGAGCGGAAGCGGCCTTCATTCCTTCTCGAAAAAGCCGACTGTGCTCGCCTGTTATGGTGGGGGAAAATCTTTCAGCTGCCACGCCGGGCCCCTTGAAAGGAGACGCGGCGACGGCTATATGAGGGCAGACTTTACACAGGCAAGCACAAATGGCAAAGAGGTTCTAAAGGATAAGATGGACATACATATGCAGAGGAATCTGATGTGTGTGGATTGCCATGAGCCTAACAGGGAGACGGGATTTCATGCTGATCTGCGGAGGGACGTCGATTGTGCTCGATGTCACAGCAAAGAGGCCTCAGAACACGAGAAGGGCACGCACAGAAGGGTCGATTGCACTTCTTGTCATGTAGCCCTGATAGGAGGCTACGCGTTTAATTTCTGGACAGTCCGAGAGGAAAACCCGCTCACCAGACTCCAGGGGTATTTTGTTGATGCAGTGTCCCCCCTTCTCATAAGGAATCCAAAAGGTATATGGATACCCGTACACGTTGTGCCGCATATCTCAGGGAACGTAAAAGCTGACGACGTTGTATTGTCAAGGAAGTTGCTCTTTAGAGACAGGCCTGATTCCGAAATAAGCAGGGAGTATTTTTCTCATGACTCTTATGCCGTCACAGGACTCGTGCGCAACGTGGATGACAAGGACCATGATACGATGGTATGGCTCAACGTCGACAGGGTCGCTCATGGGGTAGGCAGATCGAGGACATGTGAGAGCTGCCACGCCTCTCGCTCACAGAGGATTCGTACGAGGTACGAGGCGGAAGGGGACACGTATAAAGATGTTGAGGATGGTGAATATACAATTGTCGCGGATCGGGAAGGACTTCGCCTTATTGACTTCAAAGGGCCTGACGGAGGCAGTATGCCCAGAGGCCTTGAGCCCTTTGCGGGCAAATGGACCTTGAAAGGCGATTTTTCTTTGCCTGAGATTACCGCTCGCAAGCTTTACGATAAGCTTGAAAACGATTATAAGAGCGGCAAGGTTGTTCATTAA